A genomic window from Streptomyces sp. NBC_00234 includes:
- a CDS encoding class I SAM-dependent methyltransferase: MTGQRDRWAELTGGEAGEEYAQRFARLAESGHDIHGEAAFCAALLKPAARILDAGCGTGRIAIRLAELGHSCTGVDVDASMLAVARRDAPTQEWVLGDLARLDTLGLSQDFDLALAAGNVIPLLAPGTESVVVRQLAAALRPGGLLVTGMGLDAAHLPLTEPPVTLTEFDHWCSQAGLTLRQRYATWSGDPYSPGCGYAVSVHSRPAA; the protein is encoded by the coding sequence ATGACTGGGCAACGCGACCGTTGGGCGGAACTGACCGGCGGAGAAGCTGGAGAGGAGTACGCTCAGCGGTTCGCGCGGCTCGCTGAATCAGGTCACGACATCCACGGCGAGGCCGCCTTCTGCGCCGCATTGCTGAAGCCCGCCGCCCGGATTCTCGACGCTGGCTGCGGCACTGGTCGGATCGCGATCCGACTTGCGGAGCTGGGCCACTCCTGCACCGGCGTGGACGTCGACGCCTCGATGCTCGCCGTAGCCCGCCGGGATGCTCCCACGCAGGAATGGGTCCTCGGGGACTTGGCCCGTCTGGACACTCTGGGCCTGAGTCAGGACTTCGACCTGGCGCTCGCCGCCGGAAACGTGATCCCGCTGCTGGCCCCCGGCACCGAATCAGTGGTCGTCCGGCAGCTTGCGGCCGCACTGCGCCCCGGCGGTCTGCTGGTTACGGGCATGGGACTGGATGCAGCACACCTGCCGCTGACGGAACCGCCGGTGACCCTCACGGAGTTCGACCACTGGTGCAGCCAGGCCGGACTGACCTTGCGGCAGCGCTACGCCACCTGGAGCGGCGATCCCTACTCCCCAGGCTGCGGCTACGCCGTCAGCGTGCACTCCCGCCCTGCCGCCTGA